The genomic window CCCAGACCCGCTTCGGGATCGACCCCGACCTCACCACCTTCGGGAAGATCATCGGCGGGGGCCTGCCGGTCGGGGCCTACGGCGGGAAGGCCGAGATCATGGCGAAGGTCGCCCCGGAGGGGCCCGTCTACCAGGCGGGGACGTTGTCGGGGAACCCCCTCGCGATGCGCGCGGGGATGGCGACCCTCGACCTCACGGCGGAACCGGGGTTCTACGAGAAGCTCGAGGCGGTCTCCGCGAAGGTCGCCGACGCGCTCGTGACCGCGGCGAAGGAGGCCGGCGTTCCCGTCGTGATGAACCGCGTGGGGTCGATGTTCACGCCCTTCTTCACCGACCGCCCGGTCTTTGACTACACGACCGCGGCGACGTCGAACACCAAGCGCTTCGCCGCGTTCTTCCACGGCATGCTCGATCGCGGGGTGTACATCCCGCCCTCGCAGTTCGAGGCGTGGTTCGTGTCGGCCGCCCACTCCGACGCCGAGGTCGCGAAGACCCTCGAGGCGGCCCGCGGCGCGATGAAGGACGCCGCCGCAGTCTAAAAAAGGGGTCAGGCCCCTTTTTCTTGCAGAGGTTTAGTTCGCTTCGATCAGGCTCTTGAGCTTGGCGAAGTCGAGCTCCTGCTTCTTCACCGCCTGCGGGGTGATCAGCGGCTCCATGAGCCGGTAGAGCCACTTGTCGTAGCGGAACGATCCGACGCTCTCGAAGCGCGTCCGCCCGCCGAGGTCGGTGAGCGTCCAGGTCGAGGTCCCCTCGAAGCCGATCTCGGAGGTGAGGCGCACGCGGCTCAGGCGCAACGGCTCCTCCGCGATGAGCTCGCCCTGAATCTCGACTTGCTTCTTCATGTTCGGGTCGTCCATGACCCACGCGAACTTCTTGCCGACCCCCGTGATCTCGGGGGTGAGGTCGCGCACGTCCACGAGCCAGCTCACCCACTTCTTCTGCTTGTCGGCCTGCGTGAGCCAAGGCCACACCGCCTCGGGGGGACGGTCGATCTCGATCGCCGTCGTCATCGTCCCGGCCCCCTTGCGGAAGCTCATCAGCATGAGGACGAGAACGGCCGCGACGACGAGTCCGACGACGCCGGCGACGAGGTAGAGCAAGATCTTCATCGGGAACTCCCCTTGGCGAGGCGGGCGCCGACGACGGCGCCCGCGACGGCGAGGCCCGCCG from Candidatus Polarisedimenticolaceae bacterium includes these protein-coding regions:
- a CDS encoding SRPBCC family protein, which encodes MKILLYLVAGVVGLVVAAVLVLMLMSFRKGAGTMTTAIEIDRPPEAVWPWLTQADKQKKWVSWLVDVRDLTPEITGVGKKFAWVMDDPNMKKQVEIQGELIAEEPLRLSRVRLTSEIGFEGTSTWTLTDLGGRTRFESVGSFRYDKWLYRLMEPLITPQAVKKQELDFAKLKSLIEAN